A part of Sporanaerobacter acetigenes DSM 13106 genomic DNA contains:
- a CDS encoding EAL domain-containing protein, protein MKCKRSRSIVSVLFISIIFIMTCKPVFAEEIKVLRVAGDNNHPPYEFVDEKGNYKGFNIDIMRAIAIEEGIEIEIIPMPWNQAMYSLGAEKVDAIQGMSKTPTRESKFLFTVPVVKNSQAIFVLKNTNYISGIEDLNGIKVAFQKSDINEELLNEISEVILRPKDNQKDGMEALLNGEVEAFLGNRQTGLYYLQKMKKADMVKIVGEPMGEVEYGPVTTKDKQEVADILNRGIKEIKRNGTYDKIYQKWFGEEYYGKKDLFKVYKKQIVVIVFVILLVFFILSGWNKQLATEVEKRTSELEEANKNLISHQEQIYKLAYYDAITDLPNRLYLAKIFTDTLEETKKKGNKLAVLYFDIDRFKDINDTLGHDTGDHILNLVGKRIENIIKDGDILARFGGDEFLILMKDIEDENEVVEFAKQVLDKMSQPFLMNRYKHFLTASVGVSIYPEGGKDLTTLVKNADMAMYRAKKGGGNNFYVYNKELSDIEINKVKTISQLRRAVERNEFELYYQPKIDMNLGKVHGMEALIRWNNPDEGLIGPNKFIPIAEEMGLILPIGEWVLREACRQNKEWLDKGYQPIRVSVNISGMQFQQKDFVDIVKNVLEDTGIESQYLELEITESIAMIDIKYTIEVLKKLKSLGVYISIDDFGTGYSSFSYLKEMSVDELKIDRTFIMDVNTNTKNMSIVKAIIHLAHELNLEVTAEGAETEEHIQFLKENNCDKVQGYYYSKPVSSEEFEKFLK, encoded by the coding sequence ATGAAATGTAAAAGGAGCAGGTCTATAGTTTCAGTTTTATTCATTTCAATTATATTTATAATGACTTGTAAACCTGTTTTTGCAGAAGAAATAAAGGTTCTTCGAGTAGCAGGAGACAACAATCACCCTCCTTATGAATTTGTAGATGAAAAAGGAAATTATAAAGGTTTCAATATAGATATCATGAGAGCTATAGCTATTGAAGAGGGAATAGAAATAGAAATAATTCCCATGCCTTGGAATCAAGCAATGTATTCGCTTGGAGCTGAAAAAGTAGATGCTATCCAAGGCATGTCTAAAACACCAACAAGGGAGAGCAAATTTTTATTTACAGTTCCTGTAGTCAAAAATTCACAAGCTATATTTGTGCTTAAAAATACAAATTATATTTCAGGGATAGAGGATTTAAACGGAATCAAGGTAGCTTTTCAAAAAAGTGACATAAATGAAGAATTATTAAATGAGATTTCTGAAGTTATTTTAAGGCCTAAAGACAATCAAAAAGATGGGATGGAAGCCTTGTTAAATGGGGAAGTAGAAGCTTTTCTAGGAAATAGACAGACGGGACTGTATTATTTACAGAAAATGAAAAAGGCTGATATGGTCAAAATAGTTGGAGAACCAATGGGAGAAGTAGAATATGGACCTGTGACTACTAAAGACAAGCAAGAGGTTGCAGATATATTGAATAGAGGTATAAAAGAAATAAAAAGGAATGGAACCTATGATAAAATATATCAAAAATGGTTTGGGGAAGAATACTATGGAAAGAAAGATCTATTTAAAGTGTATAAAAAACAAATAGTGGTTATAGTTTTTGTTATATTGCTGGTGTTTTTTATATTGTCGGGGTGGAACAAACAACTAGCAACGGAAGTTGAAAAGAGAACTAGTGAGTTAGAAGAGGCGAATAAAAATCTTATTTCTCATCAAGAACAAATATATAAATTGGCCTATTATGATGCAATAACTGATTTACCAAATAGATTATATTTGGCAAAAATTTTTACAGATACTTTAGAGGAAACTAAAAAAAAGGGAAATAAATTAGCAGTGCTTTATTTTGATATTGATAGATTTAAAGATATAAATGATACATTAGGTCATGATACTGGAGACCATATATTAAATTTAGTAGGTAAAAGGATAGAAAATATAATTAAAGATGGAGATATATTAGCTAGATTTGGAGGGGATGAATTTCTCATACTCATGAAAGATATAGAAGATGAGAACGAAGTAGTAGAATTTGCCAAACAAGTTTTAGATAAAATGAGTCAACCTTTTTTAATGAACAGATATAAACATTTCTTAACGGCTAGTGTAGGGGTCAGTATTTATCCAGAAGGGGGAAAAGATCTTACAACATTAGTTAAAAATGCAGATATGGCTATGTATAGGGCTAAAAAAGGTGGAGGAAATAATTTTTATGTTTACAACAAAGAATTGAGTGATATTGAGATAAACAAAGTAAAAACTATAAGTCAGTTAAGAAGAGCAGTAGAAAGAAATGAATTTGAATTGTATTATCAACCAAAAATTGATATGAATTTAGGAAAAGTTCATGGTATGGAAGCCTTAATTAGATGGAATAATCCTGATGAAGGACTTATAGGGCCAAATAAGTTCATACCTATAGCAGAAGAAATGGGACTTATACTACCTATAGGTGAATGGGTATTGAGAGAAGCATGTAGACAAAATAAGGAATGGCTGGATAAAGGGTATCAACCTATAAGGGTTTCAGTTAATATTTCTGGTATGCAATTTCAACAGAAAGATTTTGTTGATATTGTAAAAAATGTACTGGAAGATACGGGGATTGAATCTCAATATTTAGAACTTGAGATTACAGAAAGTATAGCAATGATTGATATAAAATACACTATTGAAGTTCTTAAAAAATTGAAAAGTTTAGGTGTATATATATCGATAGATGATTTTGGTACGGGTTATTCAAGTTTTAGCTATTTAAAAGAGATGAGTGTTGATGAATTGAAAATTGATAGAACTTTTATCATGGATGTAAACACTAATACTAAAAATATGTCAATAGTGAAAGCTATAATACATTTAGCTCATGAGTTAAATTTAGAGGTTACAGCTGAAGGAGCAGAAACAGAAGAACATATACAGTTTTTAAAGGAAAACAATTGTGACAAGGTCCAAGGATATTATTATAGCAAGCCTGTCTCATCAGAAG
- a CDS encoding zinc-ribbon domain-containing protein, with protein sequence MADKTIVCKDCGKEFIFTEGEQAFYKEKGFENEPQRCPDCRKKRKERNNDRRFRR encoded by the coding sequence ATGGCAGATAAGACTATTGTTTGCAAAGATTGTGGAAAAGAATTTATTTTTACTGAAGGTGAACAAGCTTTTTATAAAGAAAAAGGATTTGAAAATGAACCTCAAAGATGTCCAGATTGTAGAAAGAAGAGAAAAGAAAGAAATAACGATAGAAGATTTAGAAGATAG
- a CDS encoding divergent polysaccharide deacetylase family protein codes for MYIHFNKKTLMILIVILIFIGLGLFNLFIKPKTTCTSSCPKAYVALVIDDLGNHGDGIDELMKLDIPITVAVMPFLEYTQEDANRSHEAGFEVILHLPMEPEKGLLSWLGPRPITCNKSNEEVREIVEDGLEEVKWAKGINNHMGSKVMKDERIVTEVLKIAKEKELFFLDSKTGEYSVAEEITSNLGVVYFARDVFLDNSKNIEDIEGSMDKLADIAFNRGYSIGIGHIGGQGGKTTVAAINKKSKEMKKRGIEFIYLSELKKYFK; via the coding sequence ATGTATATTCACTTCAATAAAAAGACATTGATGATTTTAATTGTTATACTTATTTTTATTGGATTGGGCTTATTTAATTTGTTTATTAAACCTAAAACTACTTGTACTAGTTCTTGTCCAAAAGCATATGTAGCATTGGTAATAGATGACTTGGGAAATCATGGGGATGGGATAGATGAACTTATGAAACTGGATATTCCAATAACTGTTGCAGTGATGCCTTTTTTGGAGTATACACAAGAAGATGCAAATAGAAGTCATGAAGCAGGATTTGAAGTCATATTGCATTTACCTATGGAACCTGAAAAAGGGCTTCTTAGCTGGCTTGGACCACGACCTATAACTTGCAATAAATCCAATGAAGAAGTTAGAGAGATTGTTGAAGATGGTCTTGAGGAAGTGAAATGGGCTAAAGGTATAAATAATCATATGGGTTCAAAGGTCATGAAGGATGAGAGAATTGTGACAGAGGTTTTAAAAATAGCCAAAGAAAAAGAGTTGTTTTTTTTAGATAGCAAGACGGGAGAATATTCTGTTGCAGAAGAAATAACATCGAATTTAGGTGTGGTATATTTTGCTAGAGATGTGTTTTTAGATAATTCTAAAAATATTGAAGATATAGAAGGTTCAATGGATAAGCTTGCTGACATAGCCTTTAATAGAGGATATTCAATTGGAATAGGTCATATAGGAGGGCAAGGAGGGAAAACAACTGTTGCTGCAATAAATAAAAAATCCAAGGAAATGAAGAAAAGAGGTATAGAGTTCATATATTTATCAGAACTAAAAAAATATTTCAAATAA